The following proteins come from a genomic window of Mycosarcoma maydis chromosome 22, whole genome shotgun sequence:
- a CDS encoding putative RuvB family ATP-dependent DNA helicase pontin: MATANTSSGSMNGVGPVTMDSSTSGASREARIATHSHIKGLGLSDDGTALPSAQGFVGQKAAREACGLVLDLIRMKKFAGKALLLAGGPGTGKTALALAVSQELGHKVPFCPMVGSEVYSSEVKKTEVLMENFRRAIGLRVRETKEVYEGEITELTPTEAENPLSGYGKTIAHVVIALKTVKGTKQLRLDPSIYESIMKERISVGDVIYIEANTGAVKRVGRSDAYATEFDLEAEEYVPLPKGEVHKRKEVVQDVTLHDLDMANAKPQGGQDIMSVVGQLVKGRRTEVTDKLRGEINRVVDKYIEQGIAELVPGVLFIDEVHMLDMECFTYLNRALESTISPHVILATNRGQCMVRGTEYEGPASGTGIVAPHGIPLDLLDRCMIVRTMPYEKDEIREVLRLRAKVEGHLIAEDALEKLTEEGVSSSLRFALQLLSPSSILAKTAGRSEITIKDIVEANELFIDARRSAKVLMSIGEATTEAVPMETS; encoded by the exons ATGGCAACTGCTAACACGTCTTCCGGTTCCATGAATGGGGTCGGCCCAGTAACCATGGACAGTTCAACTTCGGGGGCATCGCGCGAGGCTAGAATCGCTACTCACTCGCACATCAAAGGTCTTGGTCTCAGCGACGATGGTACCGCGCTTCCAAGTGCACAAGGCTTTGTCGGGCAAAAGGCAGCACGAGAG GCTTGTGGGCTCGTTCTCGACCTGATTCGAATGAAGAAGTTTGCAGGAAAGGCGCTGCTACTCGCAGGTGGTCCCGGAACTGGCAAGACTGCCCTTGCCCTTGCGGTGTCACAAGAACTTGGTCACAAGGTCCCCTTTTGCCCTATGGTCGGGTCCGAAGTCTACAGCTCCGAAGTCAAGAAGACCGAGGTTTTGATGGAGAATTTCCGAAGAGCAATCGGGCTTCGTGTACGCGAGACCAAAGAGGTGTATGAAGGAGAGATCACAGAGCTGACCCCGACCGAGGCTGAGAATCCGCTCTCAGGATACGGCAAGACAATCGCACATGTTGTCATTGCTCTCAAGACTGTCAAAGGTACCAAGCAGCTTCGACTCGACCCCAGCATCTACGAGAGCATCATGAAGGAGCGTATCAGCGTTGGTGACGTCATCTACATCGAGGCAAACACGGGCGCAGTCAAGCGTGTGGGTAGAAGCGATGCCTACGCGACGGAATTCGACctcgaggccgaggagTATGTGCCGTTGCCAAAAGGGGAGGTTCACAAGCGCAAAGAAGTGGTGCAAGATGTGACATTGCACGACCTCGACATGGCCAACGCCAAACCTCAGGGAGGACAGGACATCATGAGCGTTGTGGGTCAACTCGTCAAAGGGCGTAGGACAGAAGTCACCGACAAACTGCGAGGAGAAATTAACCGAGTCGTCGACAAGTACATCGAGCAGGGcattgccgagcttgtaCCTGGTGTCCTCTTCATTGACGAAGTGcacatgctcgacatggaGTGCTTCACTTACCTCAACCGTGCTCTGGAGTCGACCATCAGCCCGCACGTGATCCTCGCCACCAACCGTGGACAATGCATGGTGCGTGGTACCGAGTACGAGGGACCAGCATCAGGTACGGGTATCGTTGCGCCCCATGGCATCCCATTGGATTTGCTGGATCGATGCATGATTGTTCGCACAATGCCCTACGAGAAGGACGAAATTCGTGAGGTATTGCGCCTGAGAGCCAAGGTGGAGGGTCATCTGATTGCCGAAGACGCACTAGAGAAGCTCACCGAGGAGGGTGTTAGCAGTTCGCTTCGTTTCGCACTGCAGCTCCTGAGCCCGTCCTCGATCCTCGCCAAGACTGCCGGACGTTCGGAGATTACGATCAAGGATATCGTCGAAGCGAACGAGCTGTTCATAGATGCTCGCCGTTCGGCCAAGGTGCTCATGTCGATCGGCGAGGCGACCACCGAGGCTGTGCCGATGGAGACCTCTTGA
- a CDS encoding uncharacterized protein (related to Peroxisomal assembly protein PEX3): MTSWWRKTSRYLSSHSNLFIITGGLVGGAYLVSKYAISKFQQIQEKLTNDKNAKENLRRRFAQNQEDCTFTVLALLPTLGDQLFTKHNVEQLTESLRVQATPPVALPPTEPSIHVTPGETHSPVSLPTDVAPAAAQDLHQEASTPVAASTPEKQMLSDVSSKPDSTSPQLNPLAKSFVPGKVDTSEPQTTAFAVDAADTSSQADVQPSLSEEVIANGTTGPDSPITQNAEVPPSLASHAAAKIDVEKSSLESANHESSHMDAQGQPNKPPADRQVKLKLWNNLKLTAFTRTITSLYCVVLLTLQTHIQLNLIGRYAYLASVEALAREADDVYPDTSAQSSHGLDHDTERLYLTFSWWFLHHGWDRLSDRVSSAIERSFSPVSVKAQLSMADLRALLNDARYLIEHDSLSPSQSVGQPTRKRANFMDILFPNSIDQEVDILVGAGALDANDAHYALATNHKLRALLDETKDIIESPDFGSVLALCTDRVFETFFNSLNPTFDIPSTGKLNSTIHVQPLSAFESRFQEITEEMQHGKRVRLASLFPLVSRQSQMAIRGVPNEYIEALADSKELRAFSAVLYAAWSSL, encoded by the exons AtgacgagctggtggagAAAGACGTCCCGCTACCTGTCGTCCCATTCCAACCTTTTCATCATCACAGGGGGTCTTGTTGGCGGCGCTTATCTAGTATCCAAATACGCCATCTCCAAGTTCCAGCAAATCCAGGAAAAGCTCACCAATGACAAGAATGCAAAGGAGAA TCTACGTCGAAGATTCGCACAGAATCAAGAAGATTGCACCTTCACCGTTCTCGCACTACTTCCGACTCTAGGTGATCAACTATTCACCAAGcacaatgtcgagcagctcaccGAAAGCCTGCGCGTCCAGGCGACACCTCCAGTAGCCCTTCCTCCCACAGAACCGTCCATCCACGTTACGCCCGGCGAAACCCATTCTCCAGTCTCCCTGCCCACCGATGTGgctcctgcagctgcgcaagacTTGCATCAAGAAGCATCTACTCCTGTCGCTGCCTCTACGCCAGAAAAACAGATGCTTTCCGACgtctcaagcaagccagaTTCCACATCTCCTCAGCTCAACCCCCTAGCAAAGTCCTTTGTACCAGGAAAAGTGGACACATCCGAACCGCAGACCACCGCTTTTGCCGTCGACGCCGCTGATACTTCATCGCAGGCAGACGTTCAACCTAGCCTGTCAGAGGAAGTGATTGCCAATGGCACTACAGGTCCCGACAGTCCGATAACACAAAATGCTGAAGTCCCTCCGTCACTAGCATCGCACGCCGCTGCAAAGATCGATGTCGAAAAGAGCTCTCTGGAATCAGCGAACCATGAATCCTCGCACATGGATGCTCAAGGGCAACCCAACAAACCCCCCGCCGACAGGCAagtcaagctcaagctctgGAACAATCTCAAATTGACCGCCTTCACTCGAACCATCACATCGCTCTACTGCGTCGTTCTTTTGACGCTTCAAACCCACATCCAGCTCAACCTTATCGGCAGATATGCCTACCTCGCTTCTGTGGAAGCCTTGGCCCGCGAGGCCGATGACGTCTATCCCGATACTTCAGCCCAATCCTCCCACGGCCTCGACCACGACACCGAGCGCCTCTACCTCACCTTCAGCTGGTGGTTCCTTCATCACGGCTGGGACCGTCTCTCTGACCGTGTATCGTCCGCCATCGAGAGATCCTTTTCGCCAGTCTCAGTCAAAGCACAGCTCTCTATGGCCGATCTTAGGGCTCTTCTCAACGATGCTCGCTATCTGATTGAACATGACAGCCTCAGCCCTTCCCAGTCCGTTGGGCAGCCAACGCGGAAACGCGCCAACTTTATGGATATCCTCTTTCCCAACTCTATTGACCAAGAGGTCGACATCCTCGTTGGCGCAGGTGCGCTTGACGCTAATGACGCTCATTACGCTCTTGCTACCAACCACAAGTTGCGTGCCCTCCTTGACGAGACCAAGGACATCATTGAATCTCCAGATTTTGGCTCCGTCCTCGCTCTTTGCACTGACCGCGTCTTCGAGACCTTCTTCAACAGTCTGAATCCTACCTTTGACATCCCATCTACGGGCAAGCTCAATTCTACCATCCACGTTCAACCTCTTTCTGCATTCGAGTCCCGCTTCCAGGAGATCACCGAAGAGATGCAACACGGCAAACGTGTTCGTTTAGCTTCCCTGTTTCCACTCGTCTCGCGACAAAGCCAGATGGCCATCCGTGGTGTGCCCAACGAATATATCGAGGCTCTCGCCGACTCCAAGGAGCTCCGCGCTTTCTCTGCCGTGCTCTATGCTGCCTGGTCTTCTTTGTAA